In the genome of Candidatus Melainabacteria bacterium RIFOXYA2_FULL_32_9, one region contains:
- a CDS encoding DNA repair protein RecN, whose product MIKSLFINNFALIDELEVNFGKGLNILTGETGAGKSILIDAIDLVFGARSSKEQIKTGTNKALIELNVELSDNFPKNLLKENGIELEESNILIISREISNTGTRSRINGVLVTQNYIQSLREYLIDIHSQHETYNYIQLKTHITLLDSYGDKKHQELFEEFRKIYSEYKQTQKELALAKSQIQSKEQRIDFLKFQIDEISSAKIEDTNEYDNLLQERSVLINADELKNLSYSSYTSLYGQDNSIIDILNQIENKLIKASEFDKNLSRIIETLSSSSINLKDSADQLRNYSDNLETNPEQLTMIEERIDLLDKLKRKYGPDLANILDNLEKFEQELNEIEIKSEKAEELSKNLAILEKKLDKISQELSISRKNLAKLLSDLIQKELVKLEMPKVQFHIKVETKEEISITGIDNVEFLISPNPGEPLKPLAKIASGGEISRVMLAIKTIFAKADRVNTVIFDEIDSGISGKTSQAVAEELADLAKSHQILCITHQPIIAAMADKYFYIEKIQNENTTKIAVNSLDEKQRIIAISKLASGSQDQDSLNFAAKLIQQANEYKNNSKMLI is encoded by the coding sequence ATGATAAAAAGCCTGTTTATAAATAACTTTGCTTTAATTGATGAACTGGAAGTCAACTTCGGTAAAGGCTTAAATATCTTAACCGGAGAAACAGGTGCCGGAAAAAGTATATTAATAGATGCAATTGATCTTGTATTTGGCGCAAGATCATCAAAAGAACAGATTAAAACAGGAACGAATAAGGCTTTAATTGAGTTAAATGTAGAATTATCTGATAACTTCCCCAAAAACCTGCTTAAAGAAAACGGAATTGAATTAGAAGAAAGTAATATCTTAATTATTTCTAGAGAAATATCTAATACAGGGACCAGGTCTAGAATTAACGGTGTTCTGGTAACTCAAAATTACATACAAAGCTTACGAGAATATCTAATTGATATTCATAGCCAGCATGAAACTTATAATTATATTCAACTTAAAACCCATATAACTCTCCTTGACAGTTATGGAGACAAAAAACATCAGGAATTATTTGAAGAATTTAGAAAAATTTATTCAGAATATAAGCAAACTCAAAAAGAACTTGCCCTTGCTAAATCTCAAATTCAATCAAAAGAGCAAAGAATAGACTTCTTAAAATTCCAGATTGATGAAATCTCATCAGCAAAAATTGAGGATACCAATGAGTATGATAATCTTCTTCAGGAAAGATCTGTTTTAATAAATGCTGACGAGCTAAAAAATCTTTCTTATTCGAGTTATACATCTTTATACGGTCAAGATAACAGTATTATAGATATATTAAATCAGATTGAGAATAAGCTCATTAAGGCCTCTGAATTTGATAAGAATTTATCTCGGATTATTGAGACACTATCTTCAAGTTCGATCAACCTAAAAGACTCAGCAGATCAGCTTAGAAATTACTCAGACAATCTTGAAACCAATCCTGAACAATTAACAATGATTGAAGAGAGAATCGACCTGTTAGATAAATTAAAAAGAAAATACGGTCCTGACTTAGCCAATATATTAGATAATCTCGAAAAATTTGAACAAGAATTAAACGAAATAGAAATTAAAAGTGAAAAAGCTGAAGAATTATCTAAAAACTTAGCTATTCTTGAAAAAAAATTAGATAAAATCTCTCAAGAATTATCTATTTCAAGAAAAAACCTGGCTAAATTATTATCTGATTTAATTCAGAAAGAATTGGTAAAGCTTGAAATGCCAAAAGTTCAATTCCACATAAAAGTTGAAACAAAAGAAGAAATTTCAATTACTGGCATCGATAATGTAGAGTTTTTGATCTCACCAAACCCCGGAGAACCTTTAAAACCTCTTGCTAAAATTGCCAGCGGCGGAGAAATTTCAAGGGTAATGCTTGCTATTAAAACAATTTTTGCAAAAGCAGACCGGGTTAATACAGTTATATTTGATGAAATTGATAGCGGAATAAGTGGTAAAACTTCTCAAGCTGTTGCAGAAGAACTTGCAGATTTAGCAAAAAGCCACCAAATATTATGTATAACTCATCAACCAATAATTGCTGCCATGGCTGATAAATATTTTTATATAGAAAAAATCCAGAATGAAAATACAACCAAAATTGCTGTTAACAGCTTAGATGAAAAGCAAAGAATTATTGCCATCTCAAAGCTTGCAAGCGGTTCACAGGATCAGGATTCTCTTAACTTTGCTGCTAAACTAATTCAACAAGCAAACGAGTATAAAAACAATTCTAAAATGCTAATTTAA